One Pyxicephalus adspersus chromosome 3, UCB_Pads_2.0, whole genome shotgun sequence genomic window carries:
- the CLDN23 gene encoding claudin-23: protein MRTPAAMIVGMVLAPCGLVLILTATVAPNWRTLAGLPFKPTNVESSQGIWDICEQTTTNQNKQCGQTNDAYFNLQVVQVARALMITSLVVNGLGIALASWGVRCWEDVPNFIIAACGGIFIFIAGVLCLIPISWYNNKMYNLLSSDTDPTIAPNIYVGYCLVLGYLGSIMEIIAGFSLMLCFVPPCKKCFQSKKKSTASLYYSKKQMPSKNEKPSQVYSIQSRYSHEDHYPNKIGYSIHNDNYQPAPGSRKVNSVISSPRSYTNPMDVTSGEYPRNSSRPVSQLSSLPCDSDLL, encoded by the coding sequence ATGAGGACCCCTGCAGCAATGATAGTTGGCATGGTGCTGGCACCCTGTGGCTTGGTGCTGATCCTCACCGCTACTGTGGCCCCCAATTGGCGCACCCTGGCCGGCCTGCCCTTTAAACCCACCAACGTGGAGTCCAGCCAGGGCATCTGGGACATCTGCGAACAGACGACCACTAACCAGAACAAACAGTGTGGGCAGACCAACGATGCCTACTTCAATCTACAGGTGGTGCAGGTGGCCAGGGCATTGATGATCACCTCCCTGGTTGTCAATGGGCTTGGCATTGCCTTGGCATCCTGGGGAGTGCGCTGTTGGGAAGATGTACCAAACTTCATTATAGCAGCTTGTGGGggtattttcattttcatagcAGGGGTGCTCTGCCTGATCCCCATTTCTTGGtacaacaataaaatgtacaacttGCTGAGCTCAGATACAGATCCAACAATTGCACCAAACATCTATGTAGGCTACTGCTTGGTGCTGGGCTATCTGGGCAGCATCATGGAGATCATAGCTGGATTTTCACTTATGCTTTGCTTTGTGCCACCTTGCAAGAAATGCttccaaagcaagaaaaaaagcacagcttcCCTGTActatagcaaaaaacaaatgccTAGCAAAAATGAGAAGCCCAGCCAGGTCTACAGCATCCAGAGCAGATACAGCCATGAGGACCATTACCCCAACAAAATTGGGTACAGCATACATAATGACAATTACCAACCTGCACCTGGAAGTAGGAAAGTGAACTCTGTCATTTCCAGCCCTAGATCCTACACTAACCCTATGGATGTGACTTCTGGGGAGTATCCTAGGAATTCCAGCAGACCTGTCAGCCAGCTGAGTTCTTTACCATGTGACTCAGATCTTCTGTAG